One Amycolatopsis thermophila DNA segment encodes these proteins:
- a CDS encoding multicopper oxidase family protein has translation MALALLVAALLVTLTRVATVVVLTSRGWWFGQEKALLVLPMQAIAGLVAGLVAGPRLLAARRAPGEARPATSVVVLLTAAYAALAGLVVTFVVGYPLTWSAALIAISLVYAGALLTRRVLATPVENTPDHPGISRRRFIGLTGGAIVASTAGTGVGLSFLPPEPVTTGGGPGPSLRASVPVTELRGAGAPAPGGTLRQHVLTARTATVRLPSGRVVDAWTFDGELPGPAITATQGDLVEVRLRNADIAEGVTLHWHGYDVPCGEDGVPGVTQDVVAPGADFVYRFRADQVGTYWYHTHHASHEGVRRGLYGPLVVTPRDAAAEQLNLTLPVHTFDGTVVIADQDGRTEHTAPAGRPVRLRLINTDSDPHRFALAGTPFRVAAVDGRDLNQPGEVTGVALRLAAGGRYDLVFTMPDTPVVLVLDNDRDGGLWLRPPGSPPDRSIADPADWPELDLLRYGTPAAVPFDPDDADRHFTMVLDRGVAMVDGSPAYAQTVNGHAHPSIPDQLVAEGDVVRFTVVNRSLETHPWHLHGHPVLILSKDGVPATGSPLWMDSFDVRPGEVWEVVFQATNPGIWMNHCHNLPHMHQGMMLRLRYDGITGTHEEGHEEEH, from the coding sequence GTGGCGCTCGCACTCCTGGTGGCGGCCCTGCTGGTGACGCTCACCCGGGTGGCCACGGTGGTGGTGCTGACCAGCCGGGGCTGGTGGTTCGGGCAGGAGAAAGCGCTGCTGGTGCTGCCGATGCAAGCGATCGCCGGGCTAGTGGCCGGACTGGTCGCCGGCCCGCGACTGCTGGCGGCGAGGCGGGCGCCCGGCGAGGCCCGGCCGGCGACCAGCGTCGTCGTCCTGCTCACCGCGGCCTACGCGGCGCTGGCCGGTCTCGTGGTGACCTTCGTGGTCGGGTACCCGCTGACCTGGAGCGCGGCGCTGATCGCGATCTCCCTGGTGTATGCCGGAGCGTTGCTGACCCGGCGTGTGCTCGCGACGCCGGTCGAGAACACGCCCGATCACCCCGGGATCTCGCGCCGCCGCTTCATCGGTCTGACCGGTGGGGCGATCGTGGCGAGCACCGCCGGTACCGGCGTCGGCCTGTCGTTCCTGCCACCCGAACCGGTGACCACCGGCGGCGGTCCCGGGCCGTCGCTACGGGCCAGCGTGCCGGTGACCGAACTGCGAGGCGCAGGCGCACCGGCACCGGGCGGCACTCTCCGACAGCACGTGCTGACCGCGCGAACGGCCACCGTCCGCCTCCCGTCCGGACGTGTGGTCGACGCGTGGACCTTCGACGGCGAGCTACCGGGCCCGGCGATCACCGCGACCCAGGGCGATCTCGTCGAAGTGCGGCTGCGTAATGCCGACATCGCCGAGGGTGTGACCCTGCACTGGCATGGCTACGACGTGCCGTGTGGTGAGGACGGTGTGCCGGGCGTGACCCAGGACGTCGTGGCACCTGGTGCGGACTTCGTCTACCGGTTCCGCGCCGACCAGGTGGGGACCTACTGGTACCACACCCACCACGCGTCTCACGAGGGCGTGCGTCGAGGCCTGTACGGGCCCCTCGTCGTGACACCCCGCGACGCCGCCGCGGAACAACTGAATCTGACGCTGCCCGTGCACACGTTCGACGGCACCGTGGTGATCGCCGACCAAGACGGGCGCACCGAGCACACCGCACCAGCCGGCAGACCGGTGCGGCTGCGGTTGATCAACACCGATTCGGACCCGCACCGGTTCGCACTGGCCGGCACACCGTTCCGGGTGGCCGCGGTCGACGGCCGAGACCTCAACCAGCCCGGTGAGGTCACTGGCGTGGCACTACGCCTGGCCGCGGGCGGGCGATACGACCTGGTGTTCACCATGCCGGACACGCCCGTGGTGCTCGTGCTCGACAACGACCGCGACGGCGGCCTGTGGCTGCGCCCGCCCGGCAGTCCACCCGATCGGTCCATCGCGGACCCCGCCGACTGGCCGGAGCTCGACCTGCTGCGGTACGGAACCCCGGCCGCCGTGCCGTTCGACCCCGATGATGCCGACCGGCACTTCACCATGGTCCTGGACCGTGGGGTGGCCATGGTGGACGGCTCGCCGGCGTACGCGCAGACCGTCAACGGTCATGCTCACCCGTCGATCCCCGACCAGCTCGTCGCGGAGGGCGACGTCGTCCGGTTCACCGTGGTCAACCGAAGCCTGGAGACCCACCCCTGGCACCTTCACGGCCATCCCGTGCTGATCCTGTCCAAGGACGGGGTCCCGGCAACTGGTAGTCCACTGTGGATGGACAGTTTCGATGTTCGTCCGGGAGAGGTGTGGGAAGTCGTGTTCCAGGCCACGAATCCCGGGATCTGGATGAACCACTGCCACAACCTGCCCCACATGCATCAGGGAATGATGCTGCGGCTCCGCTACGACGGCATCACCGGAACTCACGAAGAAGGACACGAGGAGGAGCATTGA
- a CDS encoding MMPL family transporter produces MIAVAVVGFGYGAAADNDFTGGDAESAKAQELLEQHFPQQQGDTLTLAIKAESGIDDPAVRQKIEKIIADLAASSITGPVISPYQDKNLVTEDRRIARTTIPLSDKTADKAEVKPLVDMVKGASDDSVTLGLGGYMAEKAETPPQGSAESVGILAAAVILFIAFGSLVAMGLPIVTAILAIVGGLALMKLVGHVVPGPDFTVIFGAMIGLGVGIDYALFIVTRYKDSLQDGDAPESATVAAITTAGRAVLFAGTTVVIALLGLVVMGQRLMTGVAVATSVIVLVTMIAAVTLLPAFLGFIGYKINSLRLPRRTSRRYQPGSAPTQPRRTLAERWAGVVQRKPLVAAALAGAVLLLLAAPMLSMRLSQPDASVQPRDRSSYISYEILSEGFGPGYGAPLIFATRVDSTYADLRPVVDAVSMTEGIASATPPRVSEDGHAVTFTAFPTTGYQDEATANLVHRLRDTVLPNAPGGQQVLVGGPNAATIDLADETGSRLPLMIAVVIAISMVLLIALVRSVTIALQAAVMNLLSIGAAYGVIVAVVQWGWLGPTLGFPTAMPVTTWVPMMMFPVLFGLSMDYQVFLTARVREEYERTGDTRTAVARGLARTAKVITAAAAIMFAVFTTSLLGPDIAVKQGGLGMAVAVLIDATIVRMILVPAVMELCGKTNWWMPGRRTPKPTPAAQASTEEARV; encoded by the coding sequence GTGATCGCGGTGGCCGTGGTCGGCTTCGGGTACGGCGCGGCCGCGGACAACGACTTCACCGGCGGAGACGCCGAGTCCGCCAAGGCACAGGAGCTGCTCGAGCAGCACTTCCCGCAGCAGCAAGGGGATACGCTGACCCTCGCGATCAAGGCAGAAAGCGGAATCGACGATCCCGCCGTTCGGCAGAAGATCGAGAAGATCATCGCCGACCTCGCCGCCTCATCCATCACCGGACCGGTGATTTCACCGTACCAGGACAAGAACCTGGTGACCGAGGATCGCCGCATCGCCCGTACGACCATCCCCCTGAGCGACAAAACCGCGGACAAGGCCGAGGTCAAGCCTTTGGTGGACATGGTCAAGGGCGCCTCCGACGACAGCGTCACCCTGGGGCTGGGCGGGTACATGGCGGAAAAGGCCGAGACGCCCCCGCAGGGTTCGGCCGAGAGCGTGGGCATCCTGGCAGCAGCAGTGATCTTGTTCATCGCCTTCGGATCCCTGGTGGCAATGGGCTTGCCGATCGTGACCGCCATCCTGGCAATCGTTGGCGGCCTCGCGCTGATGAAGCTGGTCGGACACGTGGTTCCCGGCCCGGACTTCACAGTGATCTTCGGCGCGATGATCGGGCTCGGTGTCGGCATCGACTACGCGCTGTTCATCGTGACCCGCTACAAGGACAGCCTGCAGGATGGCGATGCGCCCGAGAGCGCCACGGTCGCGGCTATCACCACCGCCGGTCGCGCGGTGCTGTTCGCCGGCACGACCGTCGTGATCGCGTTGCTGGGCCTGGTCGTCATGGGGCAGCGGCTGATGACCGGGGTGGCCGTCGCCACGTCCGTGATCGTGCTGGTGACGATGATCGCCGCAGTGACGCTGCTGCCCGCGTTCCTGGGCTTCATCGGCTACAAGATCAACTCGTTGCGCCTACCCCGTCGTACGTCCCGCCGGTATCAGCCGGGCAGTGCTCCGACCCAGCCTCGCCGCACCCTCGCCGAGCGGTGGGCCGGCGTGGTGCAGCGCAAGCCGCTGGTCGCCGCGGCGCTGGCCGGCGCGGTTCTCCTGCTGCTGGCCGCTCCCATGCTGTCGATGCGGCTCAGCCAGCCCGACGCCAGTGTCCAGCCCCGCGACAGGAGCAGCTACATCTCCTACGAGATCCTCTCCGAGGGCTTCGGGCCCGGCTACGGTGCGCCCCTGATCTTCGCCACCCGGGTCGACTCCACCTACGCCGATCTGCGGCCGGTCGTCGACGCGGTGAGCATGACCGAGGGCATCGCGTCCGCTACGCCACCCCGGGTCAGCGAGGACGGGCACGCCGTCACCTTCACCGCCTTCCCCACGACCGGGTACCAGGACGAGGCAACCGCGAACCTGGTGCACAGGCTCCGCGACACCGTGTTGCCCAACGCACCCGGCGGCCAACAGGTCCTCGTCGGCGGACCGAACGCCGCCACCATCGATCTCGCTGACGAGACCGGCTCGCGCCTGCCCCTGATGATCGCGGTCGTCATCGCGATCTCCATGGTCCTGCTGATCGCGCTCGTCCGGTCGGTCACGATCGCCCTGCAGGCCGCCGTGATGAACCTGCTGTCCATCGGCGCCGCCTACGGTGTGATCGTCGCGGTCGTACAGTGGGGATGGCTCGGCCCCACACTCGGGTTCCCCACCGCCATGCCAGTCACGACCTGGGTCCCGATGATGATGTTCCCGGTCCTGTTCGGCCTGTCCATGGACTACCAGGTCTTCCTGACCGCACGGGTCCGCGAGGAGTACGAACGAACCGGCGACACCCGCACGGCCGTCGCCCGAGGGCTCGCGCGGACCGCCAAGGTCATCACCGCGGCGGCCGCCATCATGTTCGCCGTCTTCACCACCTCCCTGCTCGGCCCCGACATCGCGGTCAAACAGGGAGGCCTGGGCATGGCCGTCGCCGTGCTCATCGACGCCACCATAGTCCGGATGATCCTCGTCCCCGCGGTGATGGAACTGTGCGGCAAGACCAACTGGTGGATGCCAGGCCGTCGGACACCGAAGCCGACCCCGGCCGCGCAAGCCAGCACCGAAGAGGCCAGGGTCTGA
- a CDS encoding SDR family oxidoreductase — protein MGRVNDTKIALVTGANKGIGYAIAQGLGAIGHRVAVGARDDARREEAVERLRAVGVDAFGVALDVTSDDSVAAAAATIERRAGRLDVLVNNAGIGGRTDDGAQDPTTLDLDVVRTVLDTNVFGVVRVTNAMLSLLRRAGAPRIVNMSSNMGSLTLRTGPVMAAYAPSKSMLNSITVQYARALADTNIIVNAACPGYVATDFTGFAAPRTPEQGAAIAIRLATLPDDGPRGGFFDDEGVIPW, from the coding sequence ATGGGCCGCGTGAACGACACGAAGATTGCGCTGGTCACCGGCGCGAACAAGGGAATCGGTTACGCGATCGCGCAAGGGCTCGGCGCGATCGGCCACAGGGTCGCCGTCGGAGCCCGCGATGACGCCCGCCGCGAGGAGGCCGTCGAGCGGCTGCGCGCCGTGGGCGTCGACGCGTTCGGGGTGGCCCTCGACGTCACCTCCGACGACAGCGTCGCGGCGGCCGCGGCGACGATCGAGCGCAGAGCGGGACGGCTCGACGTCCTGGTCAACAACGCGGGCATCGGCGGCCGGACCGACGACGGCGCGCAGGACCCCACCACGCTTGACCTGGACGTCGTCCGGACCGTCCTTGATACCAACGTGTTCGGCGTCGTCCGGGTCACGAACGCGATGCTCTCGCTGCTGCGCCGCGCCGGCGCGCCCCGCATCGTCAACATGTCCAGCAACATGGGCTCGCTGACCCTGCGGACCGGCCCGGTCATGGCCGCGTACGCGCCGTCGAAGTCGATGCTCAACAGCATCACCGTGCAGTACGCCCGCGCGCTCGCCGACACGAACATCATCGTGAACGCCGCCTGCCCCGGTTATGTCGCGACTGACTTCACCGGCTTCGCCGCGCCTCGGACTCCCGAACAGGGCGCGGCCATCGCGATCCGGCTCGCCACCCTGCCCGACGACGGGCCGCGCGGCGGCTTCTTCGACGACGAGGGCGTCATCCCCTGGTGA
- a CDS encoding LysR family transcriptional regulator encodes MRDLETRELRYFVTVAEELHFGRAAERLGIAQPPLSRAIRQLEQRLGARLLDRDRRGVALTDAGRVLLREARVALDAVTAAARRTRRAAGPNRPLVLVTKAGASHELLQRLLDAVAAEPGAPPVEVLLCEVGEQAGLLRDGQADVAIMHRPFDDLAGFDTEDLVVEGQVAILPAAHPLAAREQLTLADVSDVPDLPIARWPRLDGTYPPGPGPEVRTQSKLAQLVALGRTLLVIPASSRAWQWPEHVAVPVVDAPEVTTVLAWPASSRSPAVAALVRSAVGLYETP; translated from the coding sequence GTGCGTGATCTGGAAACCCGCGAGCTCCGGTACTTCGTCACCGTCGCGGAGGAGCTGCACTTCGGCCGCGCCGCGGAGCGGCTCGGGATCGCGCAACCGCCGCTCTCCCGCGCCATCCGGCAACTGGAGCAGCGGCTCGGCGCCCGGCTCCTCGACCGCGACCGTCGCGGGGTGGCGCTCACCGACGCCGGCCGGGTGCTGCTCCGCGAGGCGCGGGTGGCCCTCGACGCGGTCACGGCCGCCGCGCGCCGGACGCGCCGCGCCGCGGGCCCGAACCGGCCGCTGGTGCTCGTGACGAAAGCCGGGGCGTCCCACGAACTCCTGCAAAGGCTCCTGGACGCCGTCGCGGCCGAACCGGGCGCGCCGCCGGTCGAGGTCCTCCTGTGCGAAGTGGGCGAGCAGGCCGGGTTGCTGCGCGACGGGCAGGCCGACGTGGCGATCATGCACCGCCCGTTCGACGACCTCGCCGGCTTCGACACCGAAGACCTCGTCGTCGAAGGCCAGGTCGCGATCCTGCCCGCGGCGCACCCGCTCGCCGCACGCGAGCAACTCACGCTCGCCGACGTCAGCGACGTCCCGGACCTGCCGATCGCGCGGTGGCCCCGGCTCGACGGCACCTATCCGCCCGGCCCCGGGCCGGAGGTGCGCACGCAGTCGAAGCTGGCCCAGCTCGTGGCACTGGGACGGACGCTGCTCGTCATCCCCGCATCCAGCCGCGCCTGGCAGTGGCCCGAGCACGTGGCGGTGCCCGTCGTCGACGCGCCGGAGGTCACGACCGTGCTCGCGTGGCCGGCGAGCAGCCGCTCACCTGCGGTCGCCGCACTCGTCCGCTCAGCGGTCGGGCTCTACGAGACCCCGTGA